From Vreelandella neptunia, the proteins below share one genomic window:
- a CDS encoding Txe/YoeB family addiction module toxin → MTWKLVYTKHAQKDAKKLASSGLKPKAQELLALIAEDPYRKPPPFEKLIGDLAGAYSRRINIQHRLVYQVLEDEGVIKVLRLWSHYE, encoded by the coding sequence GTGACATGGAAGTTGGTTTACACCAAACACGCTCAGAAAGATGCGAAGAAGTTAGCCTCCAGTGGATTGAAGCCAAAGGCACAGGAGCTGCTAGCACTGATCGCTGAAGATCCGTATCGGAAACCGCCTCCGTTTGAGAAGCTCATCGGTGATCTTGCGGGGGCTTATTCACGGCGCATCAATATTCAGCATCGTTTGGTTTACCAGGTACTTGAAGACGAAGGGGTAATTAAAGTGCTCCGGCTTTGGAGCCACTACGAATAA
- a CDS encoding type II toxin-antitoxin system Phd/YefM family antitoxin — translation MTGISATEARSNLYRLIDETAESHQPIVIMGKRNKAVLVAEEDWSAIQETLFLLSVPGMRESVRDGMETPVDECDEELDW, via the coding sequence ATGACCGGAATATCTGCAACAGAGGCGCGCAGCAATCTTTATCGATTGATTGATGAGACTGCCGAATCTCATCAGCCCATTGTCATTATGGGCAAGCGGAATAAAGCCGTTCTGGTGGCGGAGGAGGACTGGTCTGCCATTCAGGAGACGCTATTCCTGCTTTCTGTTCCAGGGATGCGAGAGTCTGTTCGTGATGGAATGGAGACACCAGTGGATGAGTGCGATGAGGAGTTGGACTGGTGA
- a CDS encoding dicarboxylate/amino acid:cation symporter: protein MQETAQQGKFAWWRRIALWKKILAGLALGILAGALLGESASVFKPLGDIFINAIMMLIVPLVFSTLVVGITSMRDPQKMGRIGARTITLYLVTTAFAISIGLVLSTLLQPGVGVDLSFDSEVAASEAPSLVSILVNLVPRNPLDALANGNIMQIIVFAIGLGISLTLIGDKGEPVMKVFDSFAEAMYKLTGIVMAFAPFGVFGLIAHVSGQYGLEILLPLAKLIGVAYLASILHVLVIYSGFISLLGRLNPMRYLQGSLDAIVVAFSSASSAGTLPVSIRCAQKNLGVSEGVSGFVLPVGATINMDGTALYQGVVVLFIAQMTGTDLSMMDYGMIVATGTLASIGTAGVPGAGLIMLSIVMAQVGLPLEAIAVVAGIDRILDMARTSVNVAGDLMVTTLVGKSEGELNEDIYNRC, encoded by the coding sequence GTGCAGGAGACAGCACAGCAGGGAAAGTTTGCTTGGTGGCGACGAATTGCCCTATGGAAGAAGATTCTCGCAGGGTTGGCGCTGGGTATTTTGGCAGGTGCGCTATTAGGTGAGAGCGCCAGCGTGTTTAAACCGCTGGGTGATATTTTTATTAACGCCATTATGATGCTGATTGTGCCGCTGGTGTTCTCCACCCTGGTGGTGGGTATTACCTCCATGCGCGACCCGCAGAAAATGGGCCGTATTGGCGCGCGTACCATTACGCTCTACTTGGTCACTACCGCCTTTGCTATTTCCATCGGTCTGGTACTTTCCACCCTGCTGCAGCCAGGCGTGGGCGTTGATTTAAGCTTCGACTCTGAAGTGGCCGCTAGCGAAGCACCATCGCTGGTCTCTATTCTGGTTAACTTAGTGCCGCGTAACCCGCTGGACGCCCTGGCCAACGGCAACATTATGCAAATCATTGTGTTTGCCATTGGTTTGGGTATTTCGCTGACGTTGATCGGCGATAAAGGCGAGCCGGTCATGAAGGTATTTGACAGCTTTGCCGAGGCGATGTACAAGCTCACCGGCATTGTGATGGCCTTCGCGCCCTTCGGCGTCTTTGGCTTGATCGCCCACGTCTCCGGCCAGTACGGTTTAGAGATACTGCTGCCGCTGGCCAAGCTGATTGGCGTGGCGTACCTGGCCAGTATTCTCCACGTGCTGGTGATCTATTCAGGTTTTATCTCGCTATTGGGGCGGCTAAACCCAATGCGTTATTTACAGGGCAGCCTGGACGCTATTGTAGTGGCGTTCTCATCCGCCTCTTCTGCGGGCACCCTGCCGGTCTCTATCCGCTGTGCGCAGAAGAATCTGGGTGTTTCCGAAGGGGTTTCAGGGTTTGTGCTGCCCGTGGGCGCCACCATCAATATGGACGGTACCGCGCTTTACCAGGGCGTGGTGGTGCTATTTATTGCCCAAATGACCGGCACTGATTTGAGCATGATGGATTATGGCATGATTGTCGCCACTGGCACGCTGGCATCCATTGGCACCGCAGGCGTTCCGGGCGCTGGCCTGATTATGCTCTCGATTGTAATGGCCCAGGTTGGCCTGCCGCTGGAAGCTATCGCCGTGGTCGCGGGGATTGACAGGATCCTTGATATGGCACGCACCAGCGTCAACGTTGCGGGCGATTTGATGGTCACCACACTGGTAGGTAAAAGCGAGGGTGAGCTCAACGAAGACATCTACAACCGTTGCTAA
- a CDS encoding DUF4202 domain-containing protein, with product MPTAFDQTLAAIDALHAEDPRSTTLADGTSMPQELAYAQRMSDWLDRVHDAPDDVLRLAVRAQHLQRWLVPREEYPEGRVGYLTWRRDQGKRAGDTTAQLMRDAGYSDKEAERAAAIIGKKGLGRDPDVQALEDCACLVFLENYFADFSRKIEHDHMVRIVQMTWRKMSPRAHDMALTLPMSDASLALVKEALGVD from the coding sequence ATGCCTACCGCTTTTGATCAAACGCTCGCCGCCATCGATGCCCTACATGCCGAGGATCCGCGCTCCACGACGCTTGCCGATGGCACCTCCATGCCCCAGGAACTGGCTTATGCCCAGCGCATGAGCGACTGGCTAGACCGCGTGCATGACGCGCCCGATGACGTGCTGCGCTTAGCCGTACGCGCACAGCACTTACAGCGCTGGTTAGTCCCGCGTGAGGAGTACCCCGAAGGGCGCGTAGGCTACTTAACCTGGCGGCGCGACCAGGGCAAGCGCGCAGGCGATACCACCGCCCAGCTAATGCGCGACGCAGGCTACAGTGACAAAGAAGCCGAGCGCGCCGCAGCGATTATTGGCAAGAAAGGCCTGGGCCGAGACCCCGATGTGCAGGCGCTGGAGGATTGCGCCTGCCTGGTATTTCTAGAGAACTACTTTGCCGACTTCTCGCGCAAGATCGAGCACGACCACATGGTACGGATCGTGCAGATGACCTGGCGCAAAATGTCGCCCCGCGCCCACGACATGGCCCTAACGCTACCTATGTCGGACGCCTCATTAGCGCTGGTGAAAGAGGCTCTGGGAGTGGATTAA
- the ydiJ gene encoding D-2-hydroxyglutarate dehydrogenase YdiJ, whose product MIASLDTRTAPFERLGNEYVRFLQALKTRGFEGEIAPDYANRTVLATDNSIYQRLPQAAVYPKHAEDIERLTRLAAQTTHRSIVLTPRGGGTGTNGQSLTDGIVVDVSRHMNQILEIDVDARRVRVQAGVVKDQLNAALKPHGLFFAPELSTSNRATIGGMISTDASGQGSCEYGKTRDHVLELDTILIGGKHLHSRVLTQDEEQAECQQEGILGRVHTTAAEIIDQQRDLIAAKFPPLNRCLTGYDLAHLRDDEGQLNLNSLLCGSEGSLGFLNEAVLNVLPIPKHSTLVNVRYTSFMDALRDAKALMTASAQPTSIETIDDSVLQLAMEDFVWDSVAEFFPATANTAIRGINLIEFNDDDESALAERVRAFTEHLSQDTTVERLGYTLAEGRGQIQKVYAMRKRSVGLLGNVQGEKRPIPFVEDTAVPPEHLAEFIAEFRAALDARGLSYGMFGHVDAGVLHVRPAIDMKDPEQEKLIRAVSNEVAALTQKYGGLLWGEHGKGVRSEYSPKFFGELYPSLQRVKAAFDPYNQLNPGKIASPAESGELIAKDSDPDLLTVDGVPMRGQFDRTIDERAWQAYDAAVYCNGNGACYNYDLDDPMCPSWKATRDRRHSPKGRASLIREWLRLQTQAGIDVVEESRKKKAEGGWGFIKSFPLRVANTLSRKQHHDYSHEVYDAMAGCLACKSCAGQCPVKVNVPQFRSQFLEVYHGRYLRPLRDYVIGGTEFMLPTLAKAAPLYNAVIGQRWVEQLMRRTLGMSDSPALSRASVKKQLNAWGVAEATPLSLTLLTEQQRANSVIIVQDAFTTHFEAKLVMDVVELLSRLNLRVFVMPYSANGKPLQVQGFLGAFERTAAKQAERLRTLARFDIPLVGIDPAMTLTYRQEYIKALGNEAVPEVLMLQEWLATRINTLAPSQLKLNDPGFKLLSHCTEKTNAPGSPKAWQQVFAAFGLELELMATGCCGMSGTYGHETRNAATSKTIYAQSWQPQVEAEENSGKLLATGYSCRSQVKRYSSQVMPHPLQALLAAVKRAAPL is encoded by the coding sequence ATGATTGCATCCTTGGACACCCGTACCGCCCCGTTTGAACGCTTGGGCAATGAGTATGTACGTTTTCTACAGGCGCTTAAAACGCGTGGCTTTGAAGGCGAAATCGCTCCCGACTATGCCAACCGTACGGTGTTGGCAACGGATAACTCGATCTACCAGCGCCTGCCCCAGGCGGCGGTCTACCCCAAGCATGCCGAAGATATAGAGCGCCTTACCCGGCTGGCGGCCCAAACCACTCACCGCAGCATTGTATTAACGCCCAGGGGCGGCGGTACCGGCACCAACGGCCAGTCGCTCACCGATGGCATCGTGGTGGATGTCTCCCGCCATATGAATCAGATCCTAGAAATCGATGTGGATGCACGGCGGGTGCGCGTTCAGGCGGGCGTGGTGAAGGATCAATTAAACGCGGCGCTCAAACCCCACGGGCTGTTTTTCGCCCCGGAGCTTTCGACCTCCAACCGCGCCACTATTGGCGGCATGATCTCAACCGATGCCAGCGGCCAGGGCAGCTGCGAATACGGTAAAACCCGTGATCACGTGTTGGAGCTCGATACCATTTTGATCGGTGGAAAGCATCTGCACAGCCGCGTATTAACACAGGACGAAGAGCAGGCTGAGTGCCAGCAGGAAGGCATTCTGGGCCGCGTACATACCACCGCCGCCGAGATTATCGACCAGCAGCGCGACTTGATTGCAGCCAAATTCCCGCCGCTCAACCGCTGCTTGACCGGCTACGATTTAGCCCACCTGCGCGACGACGAGGGGCAGCTCAACCTCAACAGCCTGCTGTGCGGCTCGGAAGGCTCGCTGGGCTTTTTAAATGAAGCGGTGCTGAACGTGCTGCCGATTCCCAAGCACTCCACCCTGGTCAATGTGCGCTATACCAGTTTTATGGATGCGTTGCGGGATGCCAAAGCATTAATGACTGCCAGCGCGCAGCCTACCTCGATTGAGACCATCGACGACAGCGTGCTGCAACTGGCGATGGAAGATTTCGTCTGGGACAGCGTGGCGGAGTTCTTCCCGGCGACCGCTAACACGGCGATTCGCGGCATTAACCTGATTGAGTTTAATGACGACGATGAGAGTGCCCTCGCCGAGCGAGTTCGCGCCTTCACCGAACACCTAAGCCAAGACACCACCGTTGAGCGCCTAGGCTACACCCTGGCCGAGGGGCGCGGGCAGATCCAGAAAGTCTACGCTATGCGCAAGCGCTCGGTGGGTTTGCTCGGCAATGTGCAGGGCGAGAAACGGCCCATTCCGTTTGTGGAAGATACCGCCGTGCCACCGGAGCATCTGGCCGAGTTTATCGCAGAGTTCCGCGCCGCGCTGGATGCCCGAGGACTCTCCTACGGGATGTTTGGTCATGTAGATGCAGGCGTGCTGCACGTGCGCCCCGCCATTGATATGAAGGATCCCGAACAGGAAAAACTGATTCGCGCGGTGTCCAATGAAGTGGCTGCGCTGACCCAGAAATATGGCGGCCTGCTGTGGGGCGAACACGGCAAGGGCGTACGCTCCGAATATTCGCCTAAGTTCTTCGGCGAACTCTATCCCAGCCTTCAGCGGGTAAAAGCGGCTTTTGATCCTTATAACCAGCTTAACCCTGGCAAGATCGCCTCGCCCGCCGAAAGCGGCGAGCTCATCGCCAAGGATAGCGATCCCGATCTGTTGACGGTCGATGGCGTGCCCATGCGCGGTCAGTTTGACCGCACCATCGACGAGCGCGCCTGGCAGGCCTACGACGCCGCGGTGTACTGCAATGGTAACGGCGCCTGCTACAACTATGACCTTGATGACCCCATGTGCCCTTCCTGGAAGGCAACGAGGGATCGTCGCCACTCGCCCAAAGGCCGTGCCAGCCTGATCCGCGAGTGGCTGCGGCTGCAGACCCAGGCGGGCATCGACGTGGTCGAAGAGTCGCGTAAGAAGAAAGCCGAAGGCGGCTGGGGCTTTATTAAGAGCTTTCCGCTGCGGGTGGCGAACACGCTAAGCCGCAAGCAGCACCACGACTACTCCCATGAGGTTTATGACGCCATGGCGGGCTGTTTGGCGTGTAAGTCCTGCGCGGGGCAGTGCCCGGTTAAGGTCAACGTCCCCCAGTTTCGTTCGCAGTTCTTGGAGGTCTACCACGGCCGCTACCTGCGCCCGCTGCGCGACTACGTGATTGGCGGCACTGAATTTATGCTGCCCACCCTGGCCAAGGCGGCACCGCTGTATAACGCCGTGATTGGCCAGCGCTGGGTAGAGCAACTGATGCGCCGCACCTTGGGCATGAGCGATTCTCCGGCGCTTTCACGGGCCAGTGTTAAAAAGCAGCTCAACGCCTGGGGCGTCGCCGAGGCAACGCCGCTCTCGCTTACCCTGTTAACCGAACAGCAGCGCGCTAACAGCGTGATTATTGTCCAGGACGCCTTCACCACCCACTTTGAAGCCAAGCTGGTCATGGACGTGGTAGAGCTGCTATCGCGTCTGAATCTACGCGTGTTCGTGATGCCCTATTCGGCTAACGGCAAACCGCTCCAGGTTCAGGGCTTTTTAGGCGCCTTCGAGCGCACCGCCGCCAAGCAGGCCGAGCGGCTACGCACCTTGGCCCGCTTTGATATCCCCCTGGTGGGCATCGACCCAGCAATGACGCTTACCTACCGCCAGGAGTACATCAAAGCACTAGGCAATGAGGCGGTACCGGAGGTGCTGATGCTGCAGGAGTGGCTGGCAACCCGCATTAATACGCTTGCGCCCAGCCAGCTCAAGCTAAACGACCCAGGCTTTAAGCTGCTCTCCCACTGCACCGAGAAAACCAACGCGCCGGGTAGCCCTAAAGCCTGGCAGCAAGTGTTTGCGGCGTTTGGGTTAGAGCTTGAGCTGATGGCCACCGGCTGCTGCGGTATGTCCGGCACCTACGGCCATGAAACCCGCAACGCCGCTACGTCAAAAACGATCTACGCCCAGTCGTGGCAGCCCCAGGTCGAGGCAGAGGAAAACAGCGGCAAACTACTGGCTACCGGCTACTCCTGCCGAAGCCAGGTAAAGCGCTACTCGAGTCAGGTAATGCCGCATCCTTTGCAGGCGCTGTTAGCCGCAGTTAAGAGAGCAGCTCCGCTCTAA
- a CDS encoding efflux RND transporter periplasmic adaptor subunit, translating to MLSLLSSLTRLGAGAVLTLSLAAMAVAQENRVETQVVADSPRIEVLPLTGTVSAPRTSLLSSAEAGQVSELTVEMGDTVTQGQPLLSLDTRDISLESQRASADLAQAEAERDEAQRLVSEANQLSAQNFAASERRQRESALAAAQATLEARRADYSLAQLQLERHQIRAPFDGMVTHRESNIGEWVNPGDTLLTLVDLASLRLDFSVPLSAYQRFEGSQLEVRLEGSDQWHPARTLARIPLDASSRQFLLRAAPETPLEMLPGMAVEGRLQLNGESGPSVPRDALIRRPDGSVSVWLARQSQSDDTWQAFEQRVEIGSSYQGEVAVNEGLSAGDRVIVVGNERLEEGQEVSLSDD from the coding sequence TTGTTATCTCTACTTTCCTCTCTGACTCGTCTAGGCGCAGGCGCTGTTTTAACCCTGAGCCTAGCGGCCATGGCGGTCGCTCAGGAAAACCGTGTTGAGACGCAGGTAGTGGCGGACTCTCCGCGGATAGAGGTGTTGCCATTGACCGGCACCGTCAGCGCCCCACGCACCTCGCTGCTATCAAGCGCTGAAGCGGGTCAGGTCAGCGAGCTAACGGTTGAGATGGGCGACACAGTCACTCAAGGCCAGCCGCTTTTATCGCTTGATACCCGCGATATTAGCCTGGAAAGCCAGCGCGCCAGCGCGGATCTAGCTCAGGCCGAAGCCGAACGTGACGAAGCGCAGCGCTTAGTGAGCGAAGCCAATCAGCTCTCGGCGCAAAACTTTGCCGCCAGTGAACGACGCCAGCGTGAAAGCGCTTTAGCAGCGGCCCAGGCCACCCTTGAAGCGCGTCGAGCCGACTACAGCTTGGCCCAGCTGCAGCTTGAGCGTCACCAGATACGTGCCCCCTTTGACGGCATGGTCACCCACCGTGAGAGCAATATCGGTGAGTGGGTAAACCCCGGTGATACCCTGCTCACCTTGGTCGATTTAGCTTCCCTTCGCTTGGATTTCTCGGTGCCGCTCTCTGCCTACCAACGCTTTGAGGGCTCCCAGTTAGAGGTGCGCTTAGAAGGCAGCGATCAATGGCACCCGGCGCGCACCCTCGCGCGTATTCCCCTCGATGCCAGTTCAAGGCAGTTTCTGCTGCGTGCAGCGCCGGAAACACCACTTGAAATGCTACCGGGTATGGCAGTAGAAGGCCGTTTGCAGCTTAACGGCGAAAGCGGGCCCAGCGTGCCGAGGGATGCCCTCATTCGCCGTCCGGATGGCAGCGTCAGCGTTTGGTTAGCCCGCCAGAGCCAGAGCGATGATACTTGGCAGGCGTTCGAACAGCGGGTTGAGATCGGCAGCAGCTACCAGGGAGAGGTCGCCGTGAATGAGGGCCTATCAGCGGGAGACCGCGTTATCGTCGTCGGTAATGAGCGGCTTGAAGAGGGACAAGAAGTGTCCCTGAGCGACGACTAA
- a CDS encoding efflux RND transporter permease subunit, translated as MFAAIIRHGILVSVITLILLILGVAAIWRIPVQMIPDLETRVVGIETQWPGATPQDIEKDILIEQEEFLRNVPNLQRMESTASSGSAEIELEFPFGVDLTETLIRVNNALSQVPSYPNNVDQPRIVANSFSANAFMYFNVGPRGGNPRQLDMPAMRDYLEDNVRPRLESVAGVSEVTVSGGAERQMQLLIDPEALVARELSIADIQDALQARNQDVSGGNLESGKRRYLLRTVGRFEDVESLEALILIRDGDAVTRLSDVAEVRQSYAELTSRAYSSDGQPVLSVQVRREPGANVIDIKRAMLDEVAALNEGLLAEQGMRMTLSSDDVRYVESSIANVWVNLGLGALFATLVMYAFLRSARATLAGVIGIPICTIAAFLGLLLAGRTLNVISLAGVAFAIGMTIDNTIVVLESIETQRRRGLARFEAALEGVKQVWPAVLASTLTTILVFVPIFFIQQEAGQLYSDIAVAISTSIIVSMVVAITVIPTLGAHIDFRGKESASTSSPRWVRGCLWVVDGMIRTASRRFLAIVLGIIGGIGIFVWLTPPAEYLPEGEEAKTFASMNAPASYNLATMDAIAQTLQQELEPHVGDDPEDFERGDTDIPPIRTMGIQAEAQSLRIIAETIDPTHIEALMDALTRRFERYPDMRAFAARGSIISSNDGGTRSITLDIAGNDLNELYTTANAIYQRAETVFDNPRIQSRPSALDLGQPLIEVYPDWERAAEVGLDTDALGTTVAVLTNGAYLDDFYLDDEKIDLYGYGPEAGDIDLDALATLPIYTPSGVSVPLNTLADIRETVGTATLRRVDGRRSVTLDVIPPRSVALEAGIEQMQDEVIDPLRDEGVIPANINVSVTGAGDQLDATRQALTGNALIALAIVYLLLVAIFAHWGYPLLILATIPLGAAGGIVGLWLMNTVGAQLPKIGLNAISQPFDMITMLGFLILMGTVVNNPILVVHQARENLRTASMGVREAVQHAVESRLRPIAMTTLTTLCGLSPLVFLPGEGTELYRGVGAIVLFGLLGTAIVTVTFLPALTVAVLSRRTQRSAN; from the coding sequence ATGTTTGCCGCCATTATTCGTCACGGCATCTTGGTGAGCGTTATTACGCTGATCCTGCTGATTCTGGGGGTAGCTGCGATTTGGCGCATCCCTGTACAGATGATTCCCGACCTGGAAACCCGCGTGGTGGGTATTGAGACCCAGTGGCCGGGTGCCACGCCGCAGGATATTGAAAAGGATATCTTGATCGAACAAGAGGAGTTCCTGCGTAATGTGCCCAACCTGCAGCGCATGGAGTCCACCGCCAGCAGCGGCAGCGCCGAAATCGAGCTGGAGTTCCCGTTTGGCGTCGATCTCACCGAAACCTTGATTCGGGTTAACAACGCGCTAAGCCAGGTGCCCTCCTACCCCAACAATGTCGACCAGCCGCGCATCGTCGCCAACTCCTTTTCCGCCAACGCCTTTATGTACTTTAACGTTGGCCCCCGTGGGGGTAACCCCCGCCAGCTCGATATGCCGGCCATGCGCGACTACCTGGAAGATAATGTCCGCCCGCGCCTTGAGAGCGTTGCGGGCGTATCGGAAGTCACGGTTTCCGGTGGTGCAGAGCGGCAAATGCAGCTACTGATCGACCCCGAAGCGTTGGTCGCCCGTGAACTGAGTATCGCTGACATTCAGGACGCCCTTCAGGCTCGCAACCAGGATGTCTCCGGCGGCAACCTCGAGAGCGGCAAACGCCGCTACCTGCTGCGTACTGTAGGCCGTTTTGAGGATGTGGAGAGCCTTGAAGCGCTGATTCTCATCCGCGACGGAGACGCGGTCACCCGGCTAAGCGATGTGGCTGAAGTACGCCAATCCTACGCCGAACTCACTTCTCGCGCTTACAGCTCGGACGGTCAGCCGGTACTAAGCGTGCAGGTGCGCCGGGAACCGGGCGCCAATGTGATTGATATCAAGCGCGCCATGCTCGATGAAGTCGCGGCGCTAAATGAAGGTCTGCTAGCCGAGCAGGGCATGCGCATGACGCTCTCTAGCGACGACGTGCGCTACGTGGAGTCGTCGATTGCCAATGTCTGGGTCAACCTGGGCCTGGGCGCGCTGTTTGCAACCCTGGTGATGTATGCCTTCCTGCGCTCTGCCCGCGCTACCCTGGCCGGTGTCATCGGCATCCCTATCTGCACCATCGCCGCCTTTTTAGGCCTGCTGCTGGCAGGGCGCACGCTCAACGTCATTTCGCTGGCGGGTGTCGCTTTCGCCATTGGCATGACGATAGACAACACCATCGTCGTGCTGGAGAGCATTGAGACCCAGCGCCGCCGTGGCCTGGCGCGCTTTGAAGCGGCTCTTGAGGGCGTCAAGCAAGTATGGCCTGCGGTGCTGGCCTCAACGCTGACCACTATTTTAGTCTTTGTGCCGATCTTCTTTATTCAGCAGGAAGCCGGGCAGCTCTACTCCGATATTGCGGTGGCCATCTCGACGTCGATTATTGTCTCCATGGTGGTCGCCATTACCGTTATTCCCACCCTGGGCGCGCATATCGATTTTCGCGGTAAGGAGAGCGCTTCAACGTCATCGCCGCGCTGGGTACGCGGCTGCCTTTGGGTGGTTGATGGCATGATTCGCACGGCTTCCCGGCGCTTTCTCGCTATCGTGCTGGGCATCATAGGGGGAATCGGCATTTTTGTCTGGCTGACGCCCCCGGCGGAGTACCTGCCCGAAGGCGAAGAGGCCAAAACCTTTGCTAGCATGAACGCCCCGGCGAGTTACAACCTGGCCACCATGGATGCCATTGCGCAAACGCTGCAGCAAGAACTGGAACCCCATGTAGGCGATGATCCAGAGGACTTCGAGCGCGGCGATACCGACATCCCGCCGATTCGCACCATGGGCATTCAAGCCGAAGCGCAGAGCCTGCGGATCATTGCGGAAACCATCGACCCCACCCATATTGAAGCCTTGATGGACGCCCTCACCCGGCGCTTTGAAAGGTACCCGGACATGCGCGCCTTTGCTGCCCGTGGTTCGATTATCTCCAGTAACGACGGCGGAACGCGCAGTATCACTTTGGATATTGCCGGCAACGATCTAAACGAACTCTACACCACCGCCAATGCGATTTATCAACGCGCCGAGACAGTGTTCGACAACCCACGCATTCAGTCACGGCCCTCCGCTCTGGATCTTGGCCAGCCGCTGATTGAGGTATACCCCGATTGGGAGCGCGCCGCTGAAGTCGGCCTGGATACCGACGCCCTGGGCACTACCGTCGCGGTGCTCACCAACGGCGCCTACCTGGATGACTTCTATCTCGACGACGAGAAAATCGACCTTTACGGCTATGGCCCCGAGGCAGGCGATATCGACCTTGATGCCCTTGCCACCCTGCCCATCTATACCCCTTCTGGGGTGAGCGTTCCGCTCAACACCCTCGCCGATATTCGCGAGACGGTGGGAACGGCTACGCTGCGGCGGGTAGACGGGCGCCGCAGCGTGACGCTGGACGTTATTCCACCCCGCAGCGTGGCGCTGGAAGCCGGTATCGAGCAGATGCAGGATGAGGTTATCGACCCACTGCGCGATGAGGGCGTCATACCCGCCAACATTAACGTCAGCGTGACCGGCGCGGGGGATCAGTTGGACGCCACCCGCCAGGCGCTAACCGGTAATGCATTAATTGCGTTGGCGATTGTGTATCTGCTGCTGGTAGCGATCTTTGCCCACTGGGGTTACCCGCTGCTGATTCTCGCCACTATTCCGTTAGGCGCCGCAGGGGGGATTGTAGGGCTGTGGCTGATGAATACTGTCGGCGCTCAGCTGCCGAAAATTGGCTTAAATGCCATCAGCCAGCCGTTCGATATGATCACCATGTTGGGCTTTCTGATTCTGATGGGGACGGTGGTCAACAATCCGATACTGGTGGTTCATCAGGCGAGGGAGAATCTACGCACGGCGAGTATGGGGGTTCGGGAGGCCGTTCAGCATGCGGTAGAGAGTCGCTTACGGCCTATCGCCATGACGACTCTTACCACCCTGTGTGGCCTTTCACCGCTGGTGTTTCTACCCGGGGAAGGCACCGAGCTTTACCGCGGCGTCGGTGCCATTGTGCTATTCGGGCTGCTCGGCACGGCAATTGTCACCGTCACCTTCTTGCCAGCCCTTACCGTTGCCGTGCTCAGTAGGAGAACCCAACGGTCGGCGAACTAA
- the trpC gene encoding indole-3-glycerol phosphate synthase TrpC, with protein sequence MTQQATPTILTRILARKDQEVAERRQAVSETDLLALGEQQSAPRGFIEALNTRIATGDPAIIAEVKKASPSKGVIREEFHPSDIAKSYAQGGAACLSVLTDADFFQGHEDYLIAARDVCTLPVIRKDFITHGYQVCEARAIGSDCILLIVAALDDAQLRDLHHQANQLGMDVLIEVHDANELERALALDLKLVGINNRNLHTFETSLNTTLDLLPRIPEGVTVITESGIHTRDDVELMRDHNVNGFLVGEAFMRESDPGLALKRLFF encoded by the coding sequence ATGACTCAACAGGCAACGCCGACTATTTTAACGCGCATTCTTGCTCGCAAAGACCAAGAAGTGGCTGAGCGCCGTCAGGCCGTTTCAGAGACGGATCTGCTGGCCCTCGGGGAGCAGCAGAGCGCCCCACGTGGCTTTATTGAGGCGCTTAATACGCGCATTGCAACAGGTGATCCGGCGATTATCGCCGAAGTGAAAAAAGCCTCGCCCTCAAAGGGTGTTATTCGTGAAGAGTTTCACCCCTCGGATATCGCCAAAAGCTACGCCCAGGGCGGCGCTGCCTGTCTCTCCGTGCTTACCGACGCCGATTTTTTCCAAGGCCACGAAGACTATCTCATTGCCGCTCGGGATGTCTGCACGCTGCCGGTGATTCGCAAAGACTTTATCACCCACGGCTACCAGGTATGTGAAGCCCGGGCGATTGGATCGGACTGCATTCTGCTGATCGTTGCTGCCCTGGATGACGCACAGCTGCGCGATCTGCACCATCAGGCCAACCAGTTGGGGATGGATGTGCTGATCGAGGTGCACGACGCCAACGAGCTTGAGCGTGCCCTGGCGCTGGATCTAAAGCTGGTCGGCATCAACAACCGTAATCTGCATACCTTCGAAACCAGCCTGAATACCACTTTGGATCTACTGCCGCGCATTCCTGAGGGCGTCACGGTGATTACCGAATCGGGTATTCATACCCGCGATGACGTTGAGCTAATGCGCGATCATAACGTTAACGGCTTTCTGGTCGGCGAAGCCTTTATGCGCGAAAGTGATCCGGGATTGGCGCTGAAAAGGCTGTTTTTCTAA